A single window of Nicotiana sylvestris chromosome 5, ASM39365v2, whole genome shotgun sequence DNA harbors:
- the LOC104240872 gene encoding probable WRKY transcription factor 4: protein MERNIGEPTDDWNSQIVGNLDSETMLDTQESDVKIEERSGNTENGSLFPNNNNKRSSIAERRAAKCGFNASTISIARFRVTTTSMPEMSPPTARPTFLTIPPGLTPAALLDSPVMLPNSLAPQSPTTGSFHFSNINQENRMKSTPQIARDHFEFPVESPKATALKNCSRETNVGQNMSCIGLTNIHESGNCTRRANQYEQRSNNITPNGSDDGYTWRKYGQKHVKGSEFPRSYYKCTQQNCPVKKKVERSPDGQITEIVYKGAHNHHKSQPPRRATMSSTAYGLGEMSEGNIGGSNSWQFGRNKDVRAPSGLDRTSSASVLTDVSDSLMLNYQNTNMNAFESATPEPSSTLASRDDEDEDRATEGSTSLGDDVDDYAFDHKRRRREFYSAETSLSSRTAREPRVVVQIESEIDILDDGYRWRKYGQKVVKGNPNPRSYYKCTSAGCPVRKHVERAPDNLKSVITTYEGKHNHEVPSANKTNCAISGNQALTSTSKPHKVSNSGMQVQDCNRKPFDYVRIGAASSIYDLKFPTNLRSSPLSYASFLLSPNPLQMPEFPLPMSLPFGPNIVPPLAGFHFNAGEDQKYIYSRQQQKFETSERQ, encoded by the exons ATGGAAAGAAATATTGGAGAGCCTACTGATGACTGGAATTCTCAAATTGTTGGAAATTTGGACTCAGAAACAATGTTAGATACTCAAGAAAGTGATGTAAAAATTGAAGAAAGAAGTGGAAATACAGAAAATGGGAGTTTATTtcccaataataataataagcgcAGTAGCATTGCGGAGCGCCGGGCAGCAAAATGTGGTTTCAATGCGTCTACCATTAGTATAGCCCGGTTTAGGGTTACAACTACAAGTATGCCGGAGATGTCGCCGCCAACGGCTCGGCCAACTTTTCTGACAATACCTCCGGGACTAACTCCGGCAGCATTGCTCGACTCTCCTGTTATGCTCCCAAATTCACTG GCACCACAATCTCCAACCACTGGAAGCTTTCACTTCTCCAATATCAATCAAGAAAACAGAATGAAGAGTACTCCTCAG ATAGCAAGAGATCATTTTGAATTCCCAGTGGAATCTCCAAAAGCGACTGCCTTAAAGAACTGCAGCCGAGAAACAAATGTTGGACAAAACATGAGCTGCATTGGCTTAACAAATATTCATGAGTCAGGAAATTGCACCAGAAGAGCAAACCAATATGAGCAAAGAAGTAATAATATTACCCCTAACGGTTCAGATGATGGATACACTTGGAGAAAATATGGGCAGAAACATGTAAAAGGGAGTGAATTTCCAAGGAGTTATTACAAATGTACTCAACAAAATTGCCCTGTTAAGAAAAAAGTTGAACGTTCTCCAGATGGACAGATAACAGAAATTGTGTACAAAGGCGCACATAATCATCATAAATCTCAGCCTCCTCGACGTGCAACAATGAGTTCAACTGCCTATGGTTTGGGAGAAATGAGTGAAGGAAATATTGGTGGATCAAATAGTTGGCAATTTGGAAGAAATAAGGATGTTAGAGCTCCTTCAGGTCTGGACAGAACATCCTCTGCATCTGTTTTGACAGATGTCTCTGATTCATTAATGTTAAATTATCAAAACACCAATATGAATGCGTTTGAATCAGCTACTCCTGAGCCTTCTTCTACGCTTGCTAGTCGTGATGATGAAGACGAAGATAGAGCTACTGAAGGGAGCACTTCGCTTGGTGATGATGTTGATGATTATGCATTTGACCATAAAAGAAG GAGGAGAGAATTTTACTCAGCTGAAACGAGTTTATCGTCGAGGACAGCAAGAGAACCAAGAGTAGTTGTCCAGATAGAGAGCGAGATCGATATTCTTGATGATGGTTATCGCTGGAGAAAATATGGCCAAAAAGTTGTTAAGGGAAATCCAAATCCCAG GAGCTATTACAAATGCACAAGTGCAGGATGTCCAGTAAGAAAGCATGTGGAAAGGGCTCCAGATAACCTAAAGTCAGTCATCACAACATATGAAGGAAAACATAACCATGAAGTGCCTTCAGCAAACAAGACAAACTGTGCTATTTCTGGAAACCAAGCTTTAACTTCTACTTCAAAACCCCATAAAGTTTCCAATTCAGGAATGCAGGTTCAAGATTGTAATAGAAAGCCCTTTGACTATGTAAGAATAGGAGCTGCTTCATCTATATATGACCTGAAATTCCCAACTAATTTACGCAGCAGCCCTTTGTCCTACGCTTCTTTCCTTTTGAGCCCGAATCCTTTGCAGATGCCTGAATTCCCACTGCCAATGAGTCTTCCCTTTGGCCCTAATATTGTGCCTCCTCTTGCTGGATTTCATTTTAATGCTGGTGAGGATCAAAAGTATATATATTCACGACAACAACAAAAGTTCGAGACTAGTGAAAGGCAATGA
- the LOC104240871 gene encoding protein METHYLENE BLUE SENSITIVITY 1-like: MTGKAKPKKHTAKELAAKADAALTNRGGGKAGLADRTGIEKGGHAKLECPLCKVTAPDIKSMKIHHDARHPKIPFDEAKLTNLHATVVAEPSNTKPKPGIRGSLKK; encoded by the coding sequence ATGACAGGAAAAGCAAAGCCAAAGAAGCACACAGCGAAGGAGTTAGCTGCAAAGGCAGACGCAGCACTGACCAACAGGGGCGGAGGCAAAGCTGGGTTAGCCGATAGGACTGGTATCGAAAAGGGTGGACACGCCAAGCTGGAATGCCCGCTCTGCAAAGTTACAGCACCTGATATCAAGTCTATGAAGATCCATCACGATGCTCGACATCCTAAGATTCCCTTTGATGAAGCCAAGCTCACCAATCTTCATGCCACTGTTGTTGCTGAGCCCAGCAACACCAAACCTAAACCCGGTATCCGTGGCAGTCTCAAgaagtaa
- the LOC104240873 gene encoding pentatricopeptide repeat-containing protein At4g18975, chloroplastic: MMSRSARITRLTRQITPLRVDRNFILTCSYNTDVRHSIPNQSDAKTLGFSRDQFGNQAQSALAKNYIGGERKPQVGENVSRKDKISFLVNTLLDLKDSKEAVYGALDAWVAWERNFPIGPLKQVLLKLEKEQQWHRIVQVIKWMLSKGQGNTMGTYEQLIKALDMDHRAKETHEFWKNKIGYDLHSVPWRLCSLMISVYYRNHMLEDLVKLFKGLEAFDRKPPDKSVVQKVADTYELLGLFDEKDRLLEKYKDLFMERRVGSPKRLRGPRSQREGKLAQEN, translated from the coding sequence ATGATGTCAAGATCAGCAAGAATTACAAGGCTCACTAGACAAATTACTCCACTTAGAGTGGACAGAAATTTCATTCTCACTTGCAGTTACAATACAGATGTGCGACATTCAATCCCCAATCAAAGTGATGCAAAGACACTAGGGTTCTCCAGGGATCAATTTGGCAATCAAGCACAGTCTGCCCTTGCAAAAAACTACATTGGAGGCGAACGCAAGCCCCAAGTAGGAGAAAATGTCTCAAGGAAGGACAAGATTAGCTTTCTCGTAAATACACTTCTTGATTTAAAGGATAGTAAGGAAGCTGTATATGGTGCACTTGATGCTTGGGTTGCGTGGGAACGGAATTTCCCCATTGGACCCCTAAAGCAGGTATTGCTCAAACTAGAGAAAGAACAACAGTGGCATAGAATTGTTCAGGTCATTAAGTGGATGTTAAGCAAGGGTCAAGGCAACACAATGGGAACATATGAGCAGTTAATTAAAGCACTAGATATGGATCACAGGGCAAAAGAGACACATGAGTTTTGGAAGAATAAAATTGGTTATGATCTGCATTCTGTGCCCTGGCGGTTGTGTAGCCTTATGATTTCTGTATATTACCGAAATCATATGCTTGAGGATCTTGTTAAGCTATTCAAGGGCTTAGAAGCTTTTGATCGGAAACCCCCTGATAAGTCAGTCGTGCAGAAAGTAGCTGATACATATGAGCTACTAGGCCTTTTTGATGAGAAGGATCGCTTACTAGAAAAGTACAAAGACTTGTTTATGGAGAGAAGGGTTGGAAGTCCCAAGAGATTGAGAGGGCCTCGATCCCAAAGAGAAGGAAAACTAGCGCAGGAAAATTAA